In the genome of Planctomycetota bacterium, the window CGTGGCAGTCGAGGAGCACGCCGAGCGGAGCGTCGGCCCCGACGTCGAGCACGACCGTCACGGTGTCGCCGTCGCGCGCGATGTCGACCGCCTCGAACGGCCCGAACTGGACCCACTCCGGCTTGCCTTCGGGGATCGGCCCGCGCTGTGCCGCCGTCGGGTCGAGCCGGATCGTCACCGTCCGCCGGCCGCCGCGCGCCACCGAGCCCGGCACGACCTCGGCGACGGTCGCCTCGAGACGGCTCGAGCCACTGGCGTTGTCCACGATCGCCCCGCTACCGGCGCGCCGCATGCCGCGGTTGTTCGACGGCTCGGGCACGCCCCGGTAGCCGCCGAGGATGTACGGAAAGCGCCCCGGGGTGACGTGGTAGTGGTAGCCGCGCGCCGAGTCGGCATGCCCGTTACACACGTCGAGTGGCGCGCCCGACGTGGCGTCGAGATCGCGGGCCATCACGCCGGCCGACTCGTACGGGCCGTACACGGGGAAGCCGTCGAAGGCGAAGCCGATGATCGGCGAATGCCGAGTGCCGTCGTCGGCGAACGGGCTTTTCACGCACGACGGATACTTGTGGTAGTGGTACACGCCGGTCTGCTGGGGATGGCCGCAGCAGGCGTCGAGCCAGACCTCGGAATAGCCCTCGACGGCGTTCATCCCCCCCTGCTCGAACGGATTGAAAAACACCACGCCATTGAGCGCCAGGCCGATCGGCCCCATCGGCAGCCGGGTGATTTCGGGGGCGATCCGTGGCTCGAGCGGCAGACGGAACGTGAAGTCTTGGACGGCGATCCGGTTGGGATTGCCGCTGTTGGGGAAGATCGCCGTGGGGTGGTTGGGGTAACCCTGACTGTTGATGACGATGAATCCCGGCTCGTGGCCCACCTGGACCTCGTCGGTCTCGTCGCCGTTGGAGTCGCGCATGTGGTAGCTGAACAGGTCGACGTAGCGCTCCACGCCGCCGACGTGGTCGCGGTACAGATACAGCGGTTTCCCGTCGGGCCCGGCACCGGGGCGGAGAAACCAGCGGCCGCCGAGCGCCACCGCGCCGGCCGGCTTTTCCTCGGCAAGGGCGCCTCCGGCGCCGGCCTCCGTCGCGGCGACAAGTGCGGTGACGAGCAGGGCGGCGTGCCGCCAGAATTCCCGATTCGACCAGCCACCGGTGCCGACCATCACGACCTCCCAAACCCCATGTTGAACGGCCGAGTCGCGTGCCGGTTTCGCCGCCGCGCCGGGAATCGCCCCGGCGCGGGCGCGGATCACTTCGGCGTTTCACCCCCCTCGGGCAACGGCTCGAGCGACAGCGGGTCGCGGAGCGGGAGATGGGTCACCCGGCCCCCGAAAAAGTCCTTCATCGTCGCCCGCCGCTGGAGATCGCCGCCGGCGATCGCGTCCCAATCACCGACCACGAGGATCGCCATCTTCTCCGGATCGAGGTGTTTGCGGGCCACGCGCTGGAGGTCCTCGCGGGTCACGGCGCTGACCTTGTCGCGGTACGACTGCCAATAGCCCGGCGGACGCTTCGTCCACTCGTCGTTGACGAACAGCCGGAGCATCGCCGGTTTGCTCTCGAACTGCCGCGGAAAGGTCTCGATGGCGGCGAGCTTGGCAGTCTCCAGCTCCTCGTAGGTGACCGGCTCCTCGCGGACCTGCCCGATGAGGTCCATGACGATCTTCGTGGCCAGCGCCACGGTGGGATTCTTGCTCTCGAACCGGGCCTGGAATTGCCCGGGGTAGTAGACCTTCGGCGCGACCGCCGAGGCCGCCGAATAGGCCAGCCCCTCGTTGCTGCGCACCTGCTGCATGATCCGGCTGGTAAAGCCGCTGCCGCCGAGGATGTCGTTGAGGATCGCCAGCGGGATCGCGTCGGGGTCGTCGCGCGCGATCGACCGCATCCCGATCACGACCTTGCCCTGGGGGATGTCCTTGGGCACGTGGTACACCCCCGGCACGAGCTGTGCCGTCGGCGCCACCGGGTCGGGCACCGCCGGCCCCTTCTGCCAGCCCGCGAACGCCTTGGCGAGACGCGCGAGCAATTCCTGCTCGTCGAAGTCGCCCGTCGCCGACACGATCATGTTGCCGGGATGGAAGATCCGCCGGTGGACGTCGGCCATCCGCTCGCGCGTCGTCGCCGCGACGCTCGCTGCCGTCGGCTCGCGTGCCTCGAAGTGGTCGGGCCCCCACAGGAGCCGCCGCCACTCGCGGCCGACGATCGACGAGGCGTCGTCGTTGCGCTGCTTGAGCGCCGCGATCTGCCGCGCCTTGGACGTCTCGAGCCGGGCGGCGTCGAATCCGGGATTCCGCAGCATGTCGACGAACAGGCCGAGGCTCTCGTCGAGCGTGTTCGCCAGGCAGTTCATCGTCGCGGTGGTGAAGGCGTCGCCGCTGCCGACTCCGATTTCGGTAGCGAGGAAATCGAGCGCCTCGTCGATCTCGGCCGGCTTCCGCGTGGTGGTGCCCCCCTCGCGCACCAGCCGCGCCGCCGACGCCACCAGGCCGGGAACGTCGGCAGGGTCGAGCGACGCCCCTCCCTTGAACGTGATCGACAGTGTGACGAGCGGAAACTCATGCGACGGCGCCACGTAGACGACGGTGCCATCGGGGAGCGTCCGGCGGAACCGCGCCGCCTCGGGGGGCTTGAATTCCAGCGGCGAAAACTCGATCTCCTCCGGCCGGGCGGGGAGCGCCGTGGCCGGCTGCCAGGCCTCGGCGGAAAGCGGGAACAGCGTGAGCGACGGGAGGCAGGCAAGCAGGCCGAGAGCGGCACGGCGACAGCGGTCGGGCATCGGATGGGCACCTCGGTGGGCGTGGACGGAAATCAGGGCGCGACGGCGCGGGGCGGGAGTCACTGCCCCGCCTGCCGGCGGTAGATCGCGACGCTGCGATTGGTCGGCTTGAAATAGGTGGTGGCGACGCGGCGGATGTCGGCCGCCGTGACGGCCTCGTATTTCCGCGGGCCGTCGTTGATCTCGCGCCAGTCGAGCGTGGCCTCGGCGAACGCCAACTGCACGAGCAGCGACATGTTGTTCTCGAGGCGCCGGTAGTTGCCCGCCGCGACGCGGTTCTTCACCTTGCGCAGCTCGCGCTCGGGGACCTCGTCGGCCTGGAGCCGCGCGAGCTCCTCCTCCCACGCCGCCTCGAGCTGCTCGGGGGTGGCGTCGCCGCGGGCCTGGGCCTCGAAGGCGAACAGGCCAGCGTATTTCCGCGTGTCGGAGCTCGCGCCGGCGCCCGCTGCGATCGCGCGCCCCTCGACGAGGCCGGTGTACAGCCGACCGGTCCGCTCGTTGAGGATCTCGGCGAGCATGTCGAGCGGGTAGCTGTCGGCGTGCCCGGCGGGGACGGTGTGGTAGCGGATCTCGACGGCCGGGGGAAAGTCGCCGCTGGCGTTCATCCGCTGCTCGGCGAGCTGCTCGACCTCGAGCGTGACCACCGGCGGCGGCTTCCGTGTGCCCGGGTCGAGACGCGAGAAATAGCGCCGGATGAATTCCTTGGCCTGGGCCGGATCGAAATCGCCGACCACCACGCCGACGAGGTTGCCCGGCCGGTAGTAGACGTTCCAGTAGTCGAGGGCCTGCTCGAAGGTGTAGCTGTTGAGGTCGCTGGGCCAGCCGATCACCGGCCACGAATAGCCGCATGACGCCCAGAACATGCTGTCGAACTGCTCCTCGAAGCGCCCCGTCGGGGTGCTGTCGGTGCGCAGCCGACGTTCTTCGTGGACGACGTCGCGCTCCGAGTAGAACTCGCGGAACACGCTGTCGTGGAGCCGGTCGCTCTCCATCCACGCCCACAGCTCGAGCTTGTTGGAGGGAACGGTGATGAAGTAGCAGGTCAGGTCGTGGCTGGTGAAGGCGTTCATCCCGCTGCCACCGGCCTTGGTGTAGACCTGGTCGAACTCGTCCTTGACGATCGTCGCCGCTTCGACGCCGTCGTCGCCTCGCCCCTGCTGCGCCTTGATCAGGCCGTCGAGCTTGCCACGGAGCAGGCGCAGCTCCTGCGTGTCGTTGGCCGGATCCCACGGGTCGCCGATCTCGCCGCGCAGGAAACGCTCGTACTGCCCGGCCCAGACGAGGGAATTGATCTGGTCGCGGAGCTCTTGCTGGCGCCGCCGGTAGTCGGCGTCGCGCTTCGCGTCGCGGGTCCCGATCGTGTCGGTGCCCTTGAACATCATGTGTTCGAAGAAGTGGCTGATCCCGGTGATCCCGGGGCGCTCGTTGACGCTCCCCACCTTGGCCACCCACCCGGCGCTGACGACGTTGGGCTGGTCGGTCCGGGGCACGAGGAGGAATTCCATCCCGTTGTCGAGACGGAATTCCTCGACGGCGACCTGCTGGCCGGCGGCGCTGGCGGCCGACAGCAGGGCCACCACAAGCGCGAAGCGGCAGGACGACAGAGGGCAGGCGGCGGGCATGGCGATCCCCGTGTTGCAGGGCGGGACGTGCCGACCGCAGCGGCCGACGGGCGTGGTTATACCCCGGCGCACGGTGGGGGCGGAACGAAGGTCGGCCGTCAGCCGCCGTGGCCCGCCACCCCCAACCCCCACTGGAGCAGCGTGAGGAGGATCTCGCAGACGATCAGGCCGACGACGGCCCACTCCAGGCGCAGGCTGCGCGTGTTGTGGAGGAGGTCGAGGGCGGTCTCGGCGGTCCGCGAAATCAGCGCCAGCTTGTCGTGGAGGGCGCGGGACCGTTCGCGGATCTCGAACTCGTCGCGGAGCCGCCCCCAGAGGCGCTCCAGCTCGGGGTGGTCCCAGAGGAGCTCGGGGGTGTCGTCGACGCGGGCCCCGGCGACGACCT includes:
- a CDS encoding YHYH protein, with the translated sequence MVGTGGWSNREFWRHAALLVTALVAATEAGAGGALAEEKPAGAVALGGRWFLRPGAGPDGKPLYLYRDHVGGVERYVDLFSYHMRDSNGDETDEVQVGHEPGFIVINSQGYPNHPTAIFPNSGNPNRIAVQDFTFRLPLEPRIAPEITRLPMGPIGLALNGVVFFNPFEQGGMNAVEGYSEVWLDACCGHPQQTGVYHYHKYPSCVKSPFADDGTRHSPIIGFAFDGFPVYGPYESAGVMARDLDATSGAPLDVCNGHADSARGYHYHVTPGRFPYILGGYRGVPEPSNNRGMRRAGSGAIVDNASGSSRLEATVAEVVPGSVARGGRRTVTIRLDPTAAQRGPIPEGKPEWVQFGPFEAVDIARDGDTVTVVLDVGADAPLGVLLDCHVEFPTAASGRGRRVLKRNDALRIVE
- a CDS encoding insulinase family protein; protein product: MPDRCRRAALGLLACLPSLTLFPLSAEAWQPATALPARPEEIEFSPLEFKPPEAARFRRTLPDGTVVYVAPSHEFPLVTLSITFKGGASLDPADVPGLVASAARLVREGGTTTRKPAEIDEALDFLATEIGVGSGDAFTTATMNCLANTLDESLGLFVDMLRNPGFDAARLETSKARQIAALKQRNDDASSIVGREWRRLLWGPDHFEAREPTAASVAATTRERMADVHRRIFHPGNMIVSATGDFDEQELLARLAKAFAGWQKGPAVPDPVAPTAQLVPGVYHVPKDIPQGKVVIGMRSIARDDPDAIPLAILNDILGGSGFTSRIMQQVRSNEGLAYSAASAVAPKVYYPGQFQARFESKNPTVALATKIVMDLIGQVREEPVTYEELETAKLAAIETFPRQFESKPAMLRLFVNDEWTKRPPGYWQSYRDKVSAVTREDLQRVARKHLDPEKMAILVVGDWDAIAGGDLQRRATMKDFFGGRVTHLPLRDPLSLEPLPEGGETPK
- a CDS encoding insulinase family protein, which encodes MPAACPLSSCRFALVVALLSAASAAGQQVAVEEFRLDNGMEFLLVPRTDQPNVVSAGWVAKVGSVNERPGITGISHFFEHMMFKGTDTIGTRDAKRDADYRRRQQELRDQINSLVWAGQYERFLRGEIGDPWDPANDTQELRLLRGKLDGLIKAQQGRGDDGVEAATIVKDEFDQVYTKAGGSGMNAFTSHDLTCYFITVPSNKLELWAWMESDRLHDSVFREFYSERDVVHEERRLRTDSTPTGRFEEQFDSMFWASCGYSWPVIGWPSDLNSYTFEQALDYWNVYYRPGNLVGVVVGDFDPAQAKEFIRRYFSRLDPGTRKPPPVVTLEVEQLAEQRMNASGDFPPAVEIRYHTVPAGHADSYPLDMLAEILNERTGRLYTGLVEGRAIAAGAGASSDTRKYAGLFAFEAQARGDATPEQLEAAWEEELARLQADEVPERELRKVKNRVAAGNYRRLENNMSLLVQLAFAEATLDWREINDGPRKYEAVTAADIRRVATTYFKPTNRSVAIYRRQAGQ